One window from the genome of Actinoplanes teichomyceticus ATCC 31121 encodes:
- a CDS encoding antibiotic biosynthesis monooxygenase produces the protein MTEGAKTMQATKAMELARFTVDPQDVDAMLAARPAMLAALRERFSGFESLRLVRLDERTWLDVVIWASRAQADEAAALVGDVAACRNAFAYIKEVVSMEHAEVVFAGDRAA, from the coding sequence GTGACGGAAGGAGCAAAGACGATGCAGGCGACGAAGGCGATGGAGCTGGCGCGGTTCACGGTCGACCCGCAAGATGTCGATGCCATGCTCGCCGCCCGGCCGGCCATGCTGGCCGCGCTGCGGGAGCGGTTCTCCGGCTTCGAGTCGCTGCGGCTGGTCCGGCTGGACGAGCGGACGTGGCTCGACGTGGTCATCTGGGCCAGCCGCGCGCAGGCCGACGAGGCAGCGGCGCTGGTGGGCGACGTGGCCGCATGCCGGAATGCGTTCGCGTACATCAAGGAGGTCGTGTCCATGGAGCACGCCGAGGTCGTCTTCGCAGGTGACCGTGCTGCCTGA
- a CDS encoding RNA polymerase sigma factor — protein sequence MTVLPETDGASGPDLEGLARRAVAGEARALEQLCRELQDLIYRLALRFSSDPQAAADATQEILILVITHLAEFEGRSKLTTWVYTIASRYLLRSVRGPVELSVAGPEPFADWIDDNLAAESAGGHDEAEYRLLAGEVRLACTYGMLLTLSRPLRLAYLLGDLVGLPDVEGAAALEISRAAFRQRLARARTIMRGIIADRCGLVRAEHPCRCDRQIDSSIAYGILDPRRPVFSTLPGATAPIPAGTLAAAAHELDLATAIAEAYRSGPDYRAPGDVWRALQQACPALTG from the coding sequence GTGACCGTGCTGCCTGAGACCGATGGGGCGAGCGGGCCGGACCTGGAAGGTCTGGCCCGCCGGGCCGTAGCAGGCGAGGCCCGCGCCTTGGAACAGCTGTGCCGGGAGTTGCAGGACCTGATCTATCGGCTGGCGCTGCGGTTCTCCTCCGATCCGCAGGCCGCCGCCGACGCCACCCAGGAGATCCTCATCCTGGTCATCACGCATCTCGCCGAGTTCGAGGGCCGGTCGAAGCTGACCACCTGGGTGTACACGATCGCCTCGCGGTATCTGCTGCGTTCCGTGCGGGGCCCGGTGGAACTCAGCGTCGCCGGCCCCGAACCGTTCGCCGACTGGATCGACGACAACCTCGCCGCCGAATCCGCCGGCGGGCACGACGAGGCGGAGTATCGGCTGCTCGCCGGCGAGGTGCGCCTGGCCTGCACCTACGGCATGCTGCTGACCCTGTCCCGGCCGCTACGACTGGCGTACCTGCTCGGTGACCTGGTCGGTCTGCCCGATGTCGAAGGAGCGGCGGCTCTGGAGATCAGCCGTGCGGCGTTCCGTCAGCGGCTGGCTCGCGCTCGCACGATCATGCGGGGGATCATCGCGGACCGGTGCGGGCTGGTCCGCGCCGAACACCCCTGCCGCTGCGACCGCCAGATCGACTCCAGCATCGCCTACGGCATCCTCGACCCACGCCGGCCCGTGTTCAGCACCCTGCCCGGTGCCACCGCACCGATACCGGCCGGCACTCTGGCCGCGGCCGCCCACGAACTGGATCTGGCCACCGCCATCGCCGAGGCGTACCGGTCCGGGCCGGACTATCGCGCACCGGGCGACGTCTGGCGGGCCCTGCAACAGGCGTGCCCAGCTTTGACCGGCTGA
- a CDS encoding phosphoketolase family protein, with translation MTAVLDHEDLVRKLAQPDDSEVASLDAWWRANNYLTIGQIYLQGNPLLREPLRNEHIKPRLLGHWGTSPGLSFIYAHVSRLIKTTGQQAIYLAGPGHGGPALVAAGYLEGTYSEVYPNVGLDEAGMLRLFRQFSSPGGIPSHVSVTTPGSIHEGGELGYVLVHAFGAVMDNPDLLSIAVVGDGEAETGPLEGSWKGISFINPEHDGAVLPILHLNGAKIAGPTVLSRKDPEEVRKLLEGHGYEIIEVGGDDVPGMHYRFAAALAEAWGKIRAIQTAARSGQWDGTRPQWPLIVLRTPKGWTGPEKIDGITVTGTWRSHQVPLSGVKGNSDHLTELENWLRSYRPEELFDATGAPVELVRALAPEGDLRMSASPHANGGLLTRDLDLPDFRGYAVEVKRPAQGRAESTRRLGEFMRDIYTRNPDRFRLFCPDETNSNRLGAVFEVSDRAFMETVTGEDVKISRSGRVMEVLSEHNCHGWLEGYNLTGRHGMFATYEAFAMVSASQTIQHGKWLQEASHLPWRAKVPSLNILLTSTAWRNDHNGFSHQGPGLIQNVLTQRGDVARVYLPPDANTLLSVADHCFRSRSYINLIVIDKQPQLQWLDMDQAIEHCTKGAGIWEWAGTDDGSSDPDIVLACAGDVVTMETVAAARILMEKLPQLKVRVVNVVDLMTLPRPKDHPHGMSETMFRELFTDHVDVVFSFHGYPGAIHQLVHGRPDADRFRVRGFIEQGTTTTPFDMTVRNRASRYHLVMDAINNAKRLPSGASELKAWCEAQLARHETYVVEHLEDMPEVRDWSLEDWAER, from the coding sequence GTGACCGCTGTGCTGGACCACGAGGACCTGGTTCGCAAGCTAGCCCAACCGGACGACTCGGAGGTGGCGAGCCTCGACGCGTGGTGGCGGGCGAACAACTATCTGACCATCGGCCAGATCTATCTGCAGGGCAACCCGCTGCTGCGTGAGCCGCTCAGGAACGAACACATCAAGCCGCGTCTGCTCGGGCACTGGGGGACCAGTCCGGGGTTGTCGTTCATCTACGCGCACGTGTCGCGGTTGATCAAGACGACCGGGCAGCAGGCGATCTATCTGGCCGGTCCGGGGCATGGTGGCCCGGCGCTGGTGGCGGCGGGTTATCTGGAGGGCACGTATTCGGAGGTGTATCCGAACGTCGGGTTGGACGAGGCCGGGATGCTGCGGTTGTTCCGGCAGTTCTCCAGTCCGGGTGGCATCCCGAGTCACGTGTCGGTGACCACGCCGGGTTCCATCCATGAGGGTGGTGAGCTGGGGTATGTGCTGGTGCACGCGTTCGGCGCGGTGATGGACAATCCGGATCTGCTGAGCATCGCGGTGGTCGGTGACGGTGAGGCCGAGACCGGTCCGCTGGAGGGCTCGTGGAAGGGCATCTCGTTCATCAACCCGGAGCACGACGGTGCGGTGCTGCCGATCCTGCATCTCAACGGCGCGAAGATCGCCGGTCCGACCGTGCTGTCGCGCAAGGACCCGGAGGAGGTCCGCAAGCTCCTCGAAGGCCACGGTTACGAGATCATCGAGGTCGGCGGCGACGACGTGCCCGGCATGCACTACCGGTTCGCGGCCGCGCTGGCCGAGGCGTGGGGCAAGATCAGGGCCATCCAGACCGCCGCGCGCAGTGGCCAGTGGGACGGCACGCGCCCGCAGTGGCCGTTGATCGTTCTGCGGACGCCGAAGGGGTGGACCGGTCCGGAGAAGATCGACGGGATCACGGTGACCGGGACGTGGCGGTCGCACCAGGTGCCGCTGTCGGGGGTGAAGGGTAATTCCGATCATCTGACCGAGTTGGAGAACTGGCTGCGGTCGTACCGGCCGGAGGAGTTGTTCGACGCGACCGGCGCGCCGGTGGAGCTGGTGCGGGCGTTGGCGCCGGAGGGTGATCTGCGGATGAGCGCGAGTCCGCATGCCAACGGGGGGTTGCTGACCCGGGATCTGGATCTGCCGGACTTCCGTGGTTATGCGGTCGAGGTGAAACGGCCGGCGCAGGGGCGGGCGGAGTCGACGCGCAGGCTCGGTGAGTTCATGCGGGACATCTACACCCGTAACCCGGATCGGTTCCGGTTGTTCTGCCCGGACGAGACCAACAGCAACCGGCTCGGCGCGGTGTTCGAGGTGTCCGACCGGGCGTTCATGGAGACCGTCACCGGCGAGGACGTGAAGATCAGCCGGTCCGGGCGGGTGATGGAGGTGCTCTCCGAGCACAACTGCCACGGCTGGCTGGAGGGCTACAACCTGACCGGCCGGCACGGCATGTTCGCCACCTACGAGGCGTTCGCGATGGTCAGCGCGTCGCAGACGATCCAGCACGGCAAGTGGCTGCAGGAGGCCTCGCACCTGCCGTGGCGGGCCAAGGTGCCGAGCCTGAACATCCTGCTGACCTCGACCGCGTGGCGTAACGACCACAACGGGTTCTCCCACCAGGGGCCGGGCCTGATCCAGAACGTGCTGACCCAGCGCGGTGACGTGGCCCGGGTCTACCTGCCGCCGGACGCCAACACCCTGCTGTCGGTCGCCGATCACTGCTTCCGGTCCCGGTCGTACATCAACCTGATCGTGATCGACAAGCAGCCGCAGCTGCAGTGGCTGGACATGGACCAGGCCATCGAGCACTGCACCAAGGGCGCCGGGATCTGGGAATGGGCCGGTACCGACGACGGCTCCAGCGACCCGGACATCGTGCTGGCCTGCGCCGGTGACGTGGTCACCATGGAGACCGTGGCCGCCGCGCGGATCCTGATGGAGAAACTGCCGCAGCTGAAGGTCCGCGTGGTCAACGTGGTCGACCTGATGACCCTGCCACGGCCGAAGGACCACCCGCACGGCATGAGCGAGACCATGTTCCGGGAACTGTTCACCGACCACGTCGACGTGGTCTTCTCCTTCCACGGCTACCCCGGCGCGATCCACCAGCTCGTGCACGGCCGGCCCGACGCCGACCGGTTCCGGGTGCGTGGCTTCATCGAACAGGGCACCACCACCACCCCGTTCGACATGACCGTCCGCAACCGCGCGTCCCGCTACCACCTGGTCATGGACGCCATCAACAACGCCAAACGCCTGCCCAGCGGCGCCTCCGAACTCAAAGCCTGGTGCGAAGCACAACTGGCCCGCCACGAAACCTACGTCGTCGAACACCTCGAGGACATGCCCGAGGTACGTGACTGGTCGCTGGAGGACTGGGCCGAGCGCTGA
- a CDS encoding enoyl-CoA hydratase-related protein produces MPTLDRQDDVFVLDLGDTENRFHPDWLHAVGAALDEVERAGGARALVTTATGKFYSNGLDLDWLGAHGDSFQEYANLVHALFARVLSLPVPTVAALQGHTFAAGAMLSLAHDIRVMRADRGFWCLPEVAIDIPFTRGMSALIQSRLTPRAAHEAMTTGRRYGGTDALAAGIVDHAVAQEAVRPFAVELAAGLAGNAGDTLGTIKTRMYAPVLAVLNDRENPLG; encoded by the coding sequence ATGCCCACGCTCGACCGGCAGGACGACGTCTTCGTCCTCGACCTCGGCGACACCGAGAACCGCTTCCACCCCGACTGGCTGCACGCCGTCGGCGCCGCCCTGGACGAGGTGGAGCGGGCCGGCGGCGCGAGGGCCCTGGTCACCACCGCGACCGGGAAGTTCTACTCCAACGGGCTCGACCTCGACTGGCTGGGCGCCCACGGCGACTCCTTCCAGGAGTACGCGAACCTGGTGCACGCGCTCTTCGCCCGCGTGCTGTCGCTGCCGGTGCCCACCGTCGCCGCCCTGCAGGGGCACACCTTCGCCGCCGGCGCGATGCTGTCGCTGGCCCACGACATCCGGGTGATGCGCGCCGACCGGGGCTTCTGGTGCCTGCCCGAGGTCGCCATCGACATCCCGTTCACCCGCGGCATGTCCGCGCTGATCCAGAGCCGCCTGACCCCGCGGGCCGCGCACGAGGCGATGACCACCGGGCGCCGCTACGGCGGCACGGACGCGCTGGCCGCCGGGATCGTCGACCACGCGGTCGCGCAGGAGGCGGTCCGCCCGTTCGCCGTCGAGCTCGCCGCCGGCCTGGCGGGCAACGCCGGCGACACGCTGGGCACGATCAAGACCCGGATGTACGCCCCGGTCCTCGCCGTCCTGAACGACCGGGAGAACCCGCTGGGCTGA
- a CDS encoding FAD-dependent monooxygenase, producing the protein MPAVRNVLVVGAGTAGAAVAIRLAAGGVAVDLVDVRPDAGAHGSGITLQGNALRVLRELGVWERLRERGYGFDTLGLRAPDPHGTLLAEVTGIRTGGPDLPASFGTYRPVLARLLLERAEQAGARISFGATFTSMRPLGASVEVTLTDHRTEHYDLVIGADGMRSAVRRAIGIELTTHDVGIDIWRVVAPRPPSVRRTELIHGGPAYIAGYCPTGPDTLYAYLAEAPRRRGRLTPAQSLAVVRELAAGYHGPWDEIREGFTDPDGINFTRFRHHLLDGPWHRGRVAVIGDAAHTAPPTLAQGAAMSLEDAAVLGELLLSRPALDDRLWAEFTARRLERVRTVVDGSVQMCRWLLDGEQGDVPGLNHRIATLLAQPA; encoded by the coding sequence GTGCCCGCGGTCCGTAACGTTCTCGTCGTCGGCGCCGGCACCGCCGGGGCGGCGGTGGCCATCCGGCTCGCGGCCGGCGGCGTCGCGGTCGACCTGGTCGACGTCCGGCCCGACGCGGGCGCGCACGGCTCCGGGATCACGCTGCAGGGCAACGCCCTGCGAGTGCTGCGCGAGCTGGGCGTCTGGGAGCGGTTGCGGGAGCGTGGGTACGGTTTCGACACGCTCGGCCTGCGCGCCCCCGATCCACACGGGACGCTGCTCGCCGAGGTCACCGGCATCCGGACGGGCGGGCCGGACCTGCCGGCGAGCTTCGGCACGTACCGCCCGGTGCTGGCACGGCTGCTGCTGGAGCGGGCCGAGCAGGCCGGGGCACGGATCAGCTTCGGCGCCACGTTCACCTCGATGCGCCCGCTCGGCGCGAGCGTGGAGGTCACCCTCACCGACCACCGCACCGAGCATTACGACCTGGTGATCGGCGCCGACGGGATGCGTTCCGCGGTGCGCCGGGCGATCGGCATCGAGCTGACCACCCACGACGTCGGGATCGACATCTGGCGGGTGGTCGCGCCCCGGCCGCCGTCGGTGCGGCGCACCGAGCTGATCCACGGCGGCCCGGCCTACATCGCCGGCTACTGCCCGACCGGGCCGGACACCCTGTACGCCTACCTCGCCGAGGCGCCCCGCCGCCGTGGGCGGCTCACCCCGGCGCAGTCCCTGGCGGTGGTCCGGGAGCTCGCCGCCGGCTATCACGGGCCGTGGGACGAGATCCGCGAGGGCTTCACCGATCCGGACGGGATCAACTTCACCCGCTTCCGGCACCACCTGCTCGACGGCCCGTGGCACCGCGGCCGGGTGGCGGTGATCGGCGACGCCGCGCACACCGCACCGCCGACCCTGGCCCAGGGCGCCGCGATGTCCCTGGAGGACGCCGCCGTGCTGGGCGAGCTGCTGCTGTCCCGCCCGGCGCTGGACGACCGGCTCTGGGCGGAGTTCACCGCCCGGCGCCTGGAGCGGGTGCGCACGGTCGTCGACGGGTCCGTGCAGATGTGCCGGTGGCTGCTCGACGGGGAGCAGGGTGACGTCCCGGGCCTCAACCACCGGATCGCCACGCTGCTCGCCCAGCCCGCGTGA
- a CDS encoding NACHT domain-containing protein, which yields MARSLSYADAVRLLGGQESAVVRAIEKLTGGALLAATPAAPVLLGLFDAKAELARLSHDLVRELSERRSGLARHTRTQRLEAAHAVLVVAAFFEAMEQAGLPFRFRDLELTRQEQQSVAAGSFIERVDDAVLTLPAPAVPPEVFADLLQGYYRELAASVRTFVTGLAVWDRLTVGRRRQFYDAMSSVPPRAVTRYEELFRRLVADFPEVACWASRQEHRATRAALAGLEEMLRDISTGRAPDERRESLARAYRAELGRRIVESGDIPDGIRVPPLGEGYLPPRFRAAAVSPADRVSEESWWSGRPVRDDLPEFLIGHLTAPQAARAPLLVLGQPGSGKSVLTRILAARLPAADFLPVRVVLRDTPAVDDVQEQIEHAVRQATGERVEWPALARSAGDAMPVVMLDGFDELLQAVGVSQTDYLVRVARFQRREAEQGRPLAVLVTSRTAVADRARAPEETVALRLEPFDDEQVATWLDIWNRGNAANLAARGLQPLAAETVLAHRELAAQPLLLLMLALYDAAGNALQRSPVSLRPDELYEQLLRSFALREITKHRPGLPDRELRVAVEHELRRLSVVGFAMFNRATQWATESDLDRDIAALRIRGPQTPPAAAGMRSPLQEAELTLGRFFFIHRARAAGDDHLQTYEFLHATFGEFLVARLTWQALLDVAARDAASSMSFTPAPAEDDLLRALLSFQPLSVRAPVIEFLTHMAGPIADDARQHLRDLLLRLYRAVNHTPPGSRYAGYRPLSPSEPARYATYAANLLLLNLCVGDVRGGELYPEPPDPVDAWHAQALLWRSQLGVDGWTSLVDLVSLERTRHGDRRDLHLSLYNSPRAPAVDPAWTFDLRPEDRGRTFAVHDLSLEQLRRKSYFQCAVLDDMVQHALEPLSDRLGFTVDTFAADAQGRTRSATHVLLGLWSDPSGPAYLDAARIAAASRLGWTGDDHLAYADSVLSRLGADPAAHPEVAVGVLDLLLQSPHGRDTGLASAICGAAARFLGRHPESDRRLRRIIESAQRVQAGEDRPG from the coding sequence ATGGCTCGGTCCCTCAGTTACGCGGACGCGGTCCGGCTGCTCGGCGGCCAGGAGAGCGCGGTCGTCCGCGCCATCGAGAAGCTCACCGGTGGCGCCCTGCTCGCCGCGACGCCGGCCGCGCCGGTGCTGCTCGGCCTGTTCGACGCGAAGGCCGAGCTGGCCCGCCTCAGCCACGACCTGGTCCGGGAGCTGTCCGAGCGGCGCAGCGGCCTGGCCCGCCACACCCGCACGCAGCGGCTGGAGGCGGCCCACGCGGTGCTCGTCGTCGCCGCCTTCTTCGAGGCGATGGAACAGGCCGGGCTGCCGTTCCGGTTCCGTGACCTGGAGCTGACCCGCCAGGAGCAGCAGTCGGTGGCCGCCGGCTCGTTCATCGAGCGGGTCGACGACGCGGTGCTGACGCTGCCCGCGCCCGCGGTGCCGCCGGAGGTCTTCGCGGACCTCCTGCAGGGTTACTACCGGGAGCTGGCGGCCTCGGTCCGCACCTTCGTCACCGGCCTGGCCGTCTGGGACCGGCTGACCGTCGGCCGGCGACGGCAGTTCTACGACGCGATGAGCAGCGTGCCACCCCGGGCGGTCACGCGCTACGAGGAGCTGTTCCGGCGGCTGGTGGCCGACTTCCCCGAGGTGGCCTGCTGGGCCAGCCGGCAGGAGCACCGGGCGACCCGGGCCGCGCTGGCCGGGCTGGAGGAGATGCTGCGCGACATCTCCACCGGCCGCGCGCCCGACGAGCGCCGGGAGAGCCTGGCCCGGGCCTACCGCGCCGAGCTGGGTCGCCGCATCGTGGAGTCCGGCGACATCCCGGACGGCATCCGGGTGCCCCCGCTCGGCGAGGGCTACCTGCCGCCGCGGTTCCGGGCCGCCGCCGTCTCGCCCGCCGACCGGGTCAGCGAGGAGTCCTGGTGGTCCGGCCGTCCGGTCCGCGACGACCTGCCGGAGTTCCTGATCGGCCACCTGACCGCGCCGCAGGCCGCACGCGCGCCGCTGCTGGTGCTCGGCCAGCCCGGCTCCGGCAAGTCGGTGCTCACCCGGATCCTGGCGGCGCGCCTGCCGGCCGCCGACTTCCTGCCGGTCCGGGTCGTCCTGCGCGACACACCCGCGGTCGACGACGTCCAGGAGCAGATCGAGCACGCGGTCCGGCAGGCCACCGGCGAGCGCGTCGAGTGGCCCGCGCTGGCCCGCTCGGCCGGTGACGCGATGCCGGTCGTCATGCTCGACGGCTTCGACGAGCTGCTGCAGGCGGTCGGGGTGAGCCAGACCGACTACCTGGTACGGGTGGCCCGGTTCCAGCGCCGCGAGGCCGAGCAGGGCCGGCCGCTCGCCGTGCTCGTCACCAGCCGGACCGCGGTGGCCGACCGGGCCCGCGCTCCGGAGGAGACGGTCGCGCTGCGCCTGGAGCCGTTCGACGACGAGCAGGTGGCCACCTGGCTGGACATCTGGAACCGGGGGAACGCCGCGAACCTCGCCGCGCGAGGGCTCCAGCCGCTCGCCGCGGAGACCGTGCTCGCCCACCGCGAGCTCGCCGCGCAGCCGCTGCTGCTGCTCATGCTCGCGCTCTACGACGCGGCCGGCAACGCGCTGCAGCGCTCCCCGGTCTCGCTGCGCCCGGACGAGCTCTACGAGCAGCTGCTGCGCAGCTTCGCGCTGCGGGAGATCACCAAGCACCGGCCCGGTCTCCCGGACCGGGAGCTGCGGGTGGCGGTGGAGCACGAGCTGCGGCGTCTGTCGGTGGTGGGGTTCGCGATGTTCAACCGGGCGACCCAGTGGGCCACCGAGTCCGATCTGGACCGGGACATCGCGGCGCTGCGGATCCGCGGGCCGCAGACCCCGCCCGCCGCGGCCGGTATGCGCTCGCCGCTGCAGGAGGCCGAGCTGACGCTGGGCCGGTTCTTCTTCATCCACCGGGCCCGGGCGGCCGGCGACGACCACCTCCAGACGTACGAGTTCCTGCACGCCACCTTCGGCGAGTTCCTGGTCGCCCGGCTCACCTGGCAGGCGCTGCTGGACGTGGCGGCCCGCGACGCCGCGTCGTCGATGTCGTTCACCCCCGCGCCCGCCGAGGACGACCTGCTGCGCGCGCTGCTGTCGTTCCAGCCGCTGAGCGTGCGGGCGCCGGTCATCGAGTTCCTGACCCACATGGCCGGGCCGATCGCCGACGACGCCCGGCAGCACCTGCGCGACCTGCTGTTGCGGCTGTACCGCGCGGTCAACCACACCCCGCCGGGCTCCCGGTACGCCGGCTACCGGCCGCTGAGCCCGAGCGAGCCGGCGCGCTACGCGACGTACGCCGCGAACCTGCTGCTGCTCAACCTGTGCGTGGGCGACGTGCGGGGCGGCGAGCTCTACCCGGAGCCGCCGGACCCGGTGGACGCCTGGCACGCCCAGGCCCTGCTGTGGCGTTCGCAGCTGGGCGTGGACGGGTGGACCAGCCTGGTCGACCTGGTGTCGCTGGAGCGCACCCGGCACGGCGACCGGCGCGACCTGCACCTGAGCCTGTACAACTCGCCGCGGGCCCCGGCCGTCGACCCGGCCTGGACCTTCGACCTGCGCCCGGAGGATCGCGGGCGGACCTTCGCCGTGCACGACCTGAGCCTGGAGCAGCTGCGCCGCAAGTCGTACTTCCAGTGCGCGGTGCTGGACGACATGGTGCAGCACGCCCTGGAGCCGCTGTCGGACCGGCTGGGTTTCACCGTCGACACGTTCGCCGCCGACGCGCAGGGGCGGACCCGGTCGGCGACGCACGTGCTCCTCGGCCTCTGGAGCGATCCGTCCGGCCCGGCCTACCTGGACGCCGCCCGGATCGCGGCGGCGAGTCGGCTCGGCTGGACCGGTGACGATCACCTCGCCTATGCGGACTCGGTGCTGAGCCGGCTGGGCGCCGACCCGGCGGCGCATCCCGAGGTCGCGGTCGGTGTCCTGGACCTGCTGCTGCAGAGCCCGCACGGGCGCGACACCGGTCTGGCGTCGGCGATCTGCGGCGCCGCCGCGCGCTTTCTCGGCCGCCACCCGGAGAGCGATCGGCGGCTGCGCCGGATCATCGAGAGCGCCCAGCGGGTCCAGGCCGGCGAGGACCGGCCCGGATGA
- the yicI gene encoding alpha-xylosidase, whose product MKFTDGYWRKRDGLTVLHPAHYQDSTPGPGSLTVYAATKRIRDRGDTLDAPLITVTLTAPMADVIRVTVEHFQGARPRTPAFEIAAKDVDVTVDAASFTSGALTARVSTGDDWALDFLADGRRITGSGWKGIGIVDGPDGPFVHEQLDLGVGELVYGLGERFGPLVKNGQSIDIWNEDGGTSSEQAYKNVPFYLTSGGYGVLVDHPGRVSFEVASEMVTRTQFSVAGQSLSYLVIHGPTPADVIRRYTALTGRPALPPAWSFGLWLTTSFTTSYDEETVNSFIDGMAERDLPLSVFHFDTFWMREFHWCDFEWDTRIFPDPAGMLKRLADRGLRVCLWINPYIAQRSPLFAEGRDNGYLVRTVDGDVWQWDRWQAGMALVDFTNPAARQWYAAKLRALVDMGVDAFKSDFGERIPVDGIVWHDGSDPERMHNYYTQLYNQVVFDVLRDSRGEGEAVLFARSATVGGQKFPVHWGGDNTGNFASMAESLRGGLSLMSSGFGFWSHDIGGFEGLPDPVVFKRWVAFGLLSSHSRLHGSKSYRVPWNFDEEAVDVLRFFTHLKYRLMPYLYGAAREAHLSGLPVMRPMAVAFPDDPAVAYLDRQYMLGGDLLVAPVFDAGGDVRYYVPAGRWTSYLTGEVVQGPGWVRETHGFRSVPLLVRPGAVIPVGARQDRPDYDYRDGVTLRLYAPAEGRTAVVVPGPSGADTVFTVVREGAQLRIGRSGEALPWNVRRGDEVTELAADQDSCTLTLSGSRNPSGSASRPR is encoded by the coding sequence ATGAAGTTCACCGACGGCTACTGGCGCAAGCGCGACGGCCTGACCGTGCTGCACCCCGCGCACTACCAGGACAGCACCCCGGGACCCGGCTCGCTGACCGTCTACGCCGCCACCAAACGCATCCGCGACCGGGGCGACACCCTGGACGCGCCGCTGATCACCGTCACCCTCACCGCCCCGATGGCCGACGTCATCCGGGTCACCGTCGAGCACTTCCAGGGCGCGCGCCCCCGCACCCCGGCCTTCGAGATCGCCGCGAAGGACGTGGACGTCACCGTCGACGCGGCGTCGTTCACCTCCGGCGCGCTGACCGCGCGGGTCAGCACCGGCGACGACTGGGCCCTCGACTTCCTCGCCGACGGCCGGCGGATCACCGGCAGCGGCTGGAAGGGCATCGGCATCGTCGACGGCCCGGACGGACCGTTCGTCCACGAGCAGCTCGACCTCGGTGTCGGCGAGCTCGTCTACGGCCTCGGCGAACGCTTCGGCCCGCTGGTCAAGAACGGGCAGAGCATCGACATCTGGAACGAGGACGGCGGCACCAGCAGCGAGCAGGCGTACAAGAACGTCCCGTTCTACCTCACCAGCGGCGGGTACGGCGTGCTGGTCGACCACCCCGGCCGGGTCTCCTTCGAGGTGGCCTCCGAGATGGTCACCCGCACCCAGTTCAGCGTCGCCGGGCAGAGCCTGTCGTACCTGGTCATCCACGGCCCCACCCCGGCCGACGTGATCCGCAGGTACACCGCGCTGACCGGCCGGCCCGCGCTGCCGCCGGCCTGGTCCTTCGGCCTCTGGCTGACCACGTCGTTCACCACCTCCTACGACGAGGAGACGGTGAACAGCTTCATCGACGGGATGGCCGAACGGGACCTGCCGCTGAGCGTGTTCCACTTCGACACGTTCTGGATGCGCGAGTTCCACTGGTGCGACTTCGAGTGGGACACCCGGATCTTCCCGGACCCGGCCGGGATGCTGAAACGCCTCGCCGACCGGGGGCTGCGGGTATGCCTGTGGATCAACCCGTACATCGCGCAGCGGTCGCCGCTGTTCGCCGAGGGCCGCGACAACGGCTACCTGGTCAGGACCGTGGACGGCGACGTCTGGCAGTGGGACCGCTGGCAGGCCGGCATGGCTCTGGTCGACTTCACCAACCCGGCGGCCCGGCAGTGGTACGCGGCGAAACTGCGGGCGCTGGTCGACATGGGCGTCGACGCGTTCAAGTCCGACTTCGGCGAGCGCATCCCGGTCGACGGCATCGTCTGGCACGACGGCTCCGACCCGGAGCGGATGCACAACTACTACACCCAGCTGTACAACCAGGTGGTCTTCGACGTCCTGCGAGACAGCCGCGGCGAAGGCGAGGCGGTGCTGTTCGCCCGCTCGGCCACCGTCGGCGGCCAGAAGTTCCCGGTCCACTGGGGCGGCGACAACACCGGCAACTTCGCCTCGATGGCGGAGAGCCTGCGCGGCGGGTTGTCGCTGATGTCGTCCGGCTTCGGCTTCTGGAGCCACGACATCGGCGGCTTCGAGGGGCTGCCCGACCCGGTGGTCTTCAAACGCTGGGTGGCGTTCGGGCTGCTCTCCTCGCACAGCCGGTTGCACGGCAGCAAGTCGTACCGGGTGCCGTGGAACTTCGACGAGGAGGCGGTGGACGTGCTCCGCTTCTTCACGCACCTGAAGTACCGGCTGATGCCGTACCTGTACGGCGCGGCCCGGGAGGCGCACCTGTCCGGGCTGCCGGTGATGCGCCCGATGGCGGTGGCGTTCCCGGACGACCCGGCCGTGGCCTACCTGGACCGGCAGTACATGCTCGGCGGCGACCTGCTGGTGGCGCCGGTCTTCGACGCCGGTGGCGACGTGCGGTACTACGTCCCGGCCGGGCGCTGGACGAGCTACCTGACCGGCGAGGTCGTGCAGGGCCCGGGCTGGGTGCGCGAGACGCACGGCTTCCGCAGCGTCCCGCTGCTGGTCCGGCCGGGGGCGGTGATCCCGGTCGGCGCCCGGCAGGACCGCCCGGACTACGACTACCGCGACGGCGTCACGCTGCGGTTGTACGCGCCCGCCGAGGGCCGTACGGCCGTGGTCGTCCCCGGCCCGTCCGGCGCCGACACCGTCTTCACGGTCGTCCGCGAGGGCGCCCAGCTGCGGATCGGCCGCAGCGGCGAGGCGCTGCCGTGGAACGTGCGGCGGGGTGACGAGGTCACCGAGCTGGCCGCCGACCAGGACAGCTGCACCCTCACCCTCAGCGGTTCGCGGAACCCTTCCGGTTCTGCCTCGCGGCCGCGGTAG